From Numida meleagris isolate 19003 breed g44 Domestic line chromosome 4, NumMel1.0, whole genome shotgun sequence, the proteins below share one genomic window:
- the RPIA gene encoding ribose-5-phosphate isomerase, which translates to MRLPVRLGPLRSTPLAARPPGRGRARARAGGRRAFSRGRPGGTMAEEAKRLAACAAVDKHVQDNQVLGIGSGSTIVHAVHRLAERVKQENLTIVCIPTSFQARQLILQNGLTLSDLDRHPELDVAIDGADEVDSDLNLIKGGGGCLTQEKIVAGYAKCFIVIADYRKKSESLGEQWKKGIPIEVIPMAYVPVTRALTKNFGGAAELRMAVSKAGPVVTDNGNFILDWKFDKVHEWSEVNTAIKMIPGVVETGLFIDMAEVVYFGMEDGSVSVWEKQPR; encoded by the exons ATGCGGCTCCCCGTCCGGCTCGGCCCGCTCCGCAGCACGCCCCTGGCTGCCCGGCCGCCGGGGAGGGGCAGGGCCAGGGCCAGGGCCGGCGGGCGGAGAGCATTCAGCCGCGGGCGGCCCGGCGGCACCATGGCTGAGGAGGCCAAGAGGCTGGCAGCCTGCGCGGCGGTGGACAAGCACGTCCAG GACAACCAAGTTCTTGGCATCGGGAGCGGTTCTACAATTGTCCATGCAGTGCATCGATTAG CTGAGCGGGTTAAACAAGAGAACCTGACAATTGTCTGCATCCCTACGTCTTTCCAG GCCCGTCAGCTGATCCTGCAGAACGGCTTAACGCTAAGTGACCTGGACCGACATCCAGAG CTTGATGTTGCCATTGATGGAGCGGATGAGGTGGACTCTGATCTCAACCTTATCAAAGGAGGCGG CGGTTGCTTGACGCAGGAGAAGATAGTTGCAGGATACGCAAAATGTTTCATCGTTATTGCTGATTACAG GAAAAAATCAGAGAGCCTCGGGGAGCAGTGGAAGAAGGGAATCCCTATTGAAGTCATTCCCATGGCTTATGTCCCTGTCACCAGAGCTCTGACCAAAAACTTtggaggtgctgcagagctgcggATGGCTGTCAGCAAAGCA GGCCCTGTGGTGACAGACAACGGGAACTTCATCCTGGACTGGAAGTTTGACAAGGTTCACGAGTGGAGCGAAGTGAACACTGCCATTAAAATGATACCAG GCGTGGTGGAGACGGGGCTCTTCATCGACATGGCGGAGGTGGTGTACTTCGGCATGGAGGACGGCTCGGTCAGCGTGTGGGAGAAGCAGCCTCGCTGA